One Ovis aries strain OAR_USU_Benz2616 breed Rambouillet chromosome 4, ARS-UI_Ramb_v3.0, whole genome shotgun sequence DNA window includes the following coding sequences:
- the RBM48 gene encoding RNA-binding protein 48 isoform X2 → MASSGGQVGGVFDHHVQRAVCDSRAKYREGRRPRAVKVYTINLESWYLLIQGVPAVGAMKELVERFALYGAIEQYNALDEYPAEDFTEVYLIKFLNLQSARMAKRKMDEQSFFGGLLHVCYAPEFETVEETRKKLQERNAYVARMTKNKDHYMTKKHKDAKDFRGDFHSKTSGFPAASLNTSTGNSDLCLPYSPELPLCYFSPKCKCSSGEYVDRPSNSSQDGRNSDDTLGHCDHCDSLQKMQMKTLQKSLARHGAQKALAPSEAVDRFMPRTTQLQERKRRREDDCKRETLLEAGTSSNEVMIGPQLPDIPKVDMHDDSLNTTANLIRNKLKEVISSVPKPPEDKVEDVHRSRPLKQRRRI, encoded by the exons ATGGCGTCCAGTGGAGGGCAAGTTGGGGGCGTATTCGATCACCACGTCCAAAGGGCTGTGTGTGACTCGAGAGCCAAGTATCGGGAGGGCCGACGGCCTCGCGCTGTGAAG GTCTATACAATCAATTTGGAGTCTTGGTACTTATTAATACAAGGAGTTCCTGCCGTGGGAGCAATGAAGGAATTAGTTGAGCGATTTGCTCTATATGGTGCAATTGAACAGTATAATGCTCTAGATGAATACCCAGCAGAAGACTTTACAGAAGTTTATCTTATTAAATTTCTCAATTTACAAAGCGCAAG GATGGCCAAGAGAAAAATGGATGAGCAGAGTTTCTTTGGTGGCTTGCTTCATGTGTGCTATGCTCCAGAATTTGAAACAGTTGAAGAAACCAGAAAGAAATTACAAGAGAGGAATGCTTATGTAGCAAGAATGACTAAAAATAAAG ACCATTACATGACAAAGAAGCATAAAGATGCCAAAGATTTTAGAGGGGACTTCCATTCAAAGACATCTGGATTTCCTGCAGCCTCTCTGAACACATCTACTGGGAACTCAGATCTTTGTCTTCCTTATTCTCCTGAGTTGCCGTTGTGTTATTTCTCCCCAAAGTGTAAATGTTCATCAGGAGAATATGTAGACAGACCATCAAACTCCTCCCAGGATGGTAGAAACTCTGATGACACACTGGGGCACTGTGACCACTGTGACTCTCTGCAGAAAATGCAGATGAAAACTTTACAAAAGTCATTGGCCCGCCACGGCGCACAGAAGGCTCTCGCTCCTTCAGAGGCAGTTGACAGGTTTATGCCTAGGACAACACAACTGCAGGAGCGGAAAAGACGACGAGAAGATGACTGCAAACGTGAAACCCTTCTTGAAGCAGGCACAAGTAGTAACGAGGTTATGATTGGCCCCCAGTTACCAGACATTCCTAAAGTGGACATGCATGATGACTCCTTGAATACAACAGCGAATTTAATTCGGAATAAACTCAAAGAG GTAATTTCATCTGTGCCCAAGCCTCCAGAGGACAAAGTGGAAGATGTGCATAGAAGTCGTCCTTTAAAACAAAGGAGGAGGATATAA
- the RBM48 gene encoding RNA-binding protein 48 isoform X1: protein MASSGGQVGGVFDHHVQRAVCDSRAKYREGRRPRAVKVYTINLESWYLLIQGVPAVGAMKELVERFALYGAIEQYNALDEYPAEDFTEVYLIKFLNLQSARMAKRKMDEQSFFGGLLHVCYAPEFETVEETRKKLQERNAYVARMTKNKDHYMTKKHKDAKDFRGDFHSKTSGFPAASLNTSTGNSDLCLPYSPELPLCYFSPKCKCSSGEYVDRPSNSSQDGRNSDDTLGHCDHCDSLQKMQMKTLQKSLARHGAQKALAPSEAVDRFMPRTTQLQERKRRREDDCKRETLLEAGTSSNEVMIGPQLPDIPKVDMHDDSLNTTANLIRNKLKEVRSFKKETCKRQFGYKDYQLSGELFVGTSVLSFSFFPFLIFRCFPTIIC from the exons ATGGCGTCCAGTGGAGGGCAAGTTGGGGGCGTATTCGATCACCACGTCCAAAGGGCTGTGTGTGACTCGAGAGCCAAGTATCGGGAGGGCCGACGGCCTCGCGCTGTGAAG GTCTATACAATCAATTTGGAGTCTTGGTACTTATTAATACAAGGAGTTCCTGCCGTGGGAGCAATGAAGGAATTAGTTGAGCGATTTGCTCTATATGGTGCAATTGAACAGTATAATGCTCTAGATGAATACCCAGCAGAAGACTTTACAGAAGTTTATCTTATTAAATTTCTCAATTTACAAAGCGCAAG GATGGCCAAGAGAAAAATGGATGAGCAGAGTTTCTTTGGTGGCTTGCTTCATGTGTGCTATGCTCCAGAATTTGAAACAGTTGAAGAAACCAGAAAGAAATTACAAGAGAGGAATGCTTATGTAGCAAGAATGACTAAAAATAAAG ACCATTACATGACAAAGAAGCATAAAGATGCCAAAGATTTTAGAGGGGACTTCCATTCAAAGACATCTGGATTTCCTGCAGCCTCTCTGAACACATCTACTGGGAACTCAGATCTTTGTCTTCCTTATTCTCCTGAGTTGCCGTTGTGTTATTTCTCCCCAAAGTGTAAATGTTCATCAGGAGAATATGTAGACAGACCATCAAACTCCTCCCAGGATGGTAGAAACTCTGATGACACACTGGGGCACTGTGACCACTGTGACTCTCTGCAGAAAATGCAGATGAAAACTTTACAAAAGTCATTGGCCCGCCACGGCGCACAGAAGGCTCTCGCTCCTTCAGAGGCAGTTGACAGGTTTATGCCTAGGACAACACAACTGCAGGAGCGGAAAAGACGACGAGAAGATGACTGCAAACGTGAAACCCTTCTTGAAGCAGGCACAAGTAGTAACGAGGTTATGATTGGCCCCCAGTTACCAGACATTCCTAAAGTGGACATGCATGATGACTCCTTGAATACAACAGCGAATTTAATTCGGAATAAACTCAAAGAGGTAAGAtcgtttaaaaaagaaacttgtaAGAGACAGTTTGGTTATAAGGACTACCAGCTAAGTGGAGAATTATTTGTAGGAACTTCAGTAttgtcattctctttttttccatttttaatttttagatgttTTCCTACAATTATATGTTGA
- the RBM48 gene encoding RNA-binding protein 48 isoform X3: MKLLHLPHPFYSVTCGFESWLHKPRMAKRKMDEQSFFGGLLHVCYAPEFETVEETRKKLQERNAYVARMTKNKDHYMTKKHKDAKDFRGDFHSKTSGFPAASLNTSTGNSDLCLPYSPELPLCYFSPKCKCSSGEYVDRPSNSSQDGRNSDDTLGHCDHCDSLQKMQMKTLQKSLARHGAQKALAPSEAVDRFMPRTTQLQERKRRREDDCKRETLLEAGTSSNEVMIGPQLPDIPKVDMHDDSLNTTANLIRNKLKEVRSFKKETCKRQFGYKDYQLSGELFVGTSVLSFSFFPFLIFRCFPTIIC; the protein is encoded by the exons ATGAAGCTTTTGCATCTCCCACACCCCTTTTACAGTGTGACAtgtggatttgaatcctggctccacaAACCAAG GATGGCCAAGAGAAAAATGGATGAGCAGAGTTTCTTTGGTGGCTTGCTTCATGTGTGCTATGCTCCAGAATTTGAAACAGTTGAAGAAACCAGAAAGAAATTACAAGAGAGGAATGCTTATGTAGCAAGAATGACTAAAAATAAAG ACCATTACATGACAAAGAAGCATAAAGATGCCAAAGATTTTAGAGGGGACTTCCATTCAAAGACATCTGGATTTCCTGCAGCCTCTCTGAACACATCTACTGGGAACTCAGATCTTTGTCTTCCTTATTCTCCTGAGTTGCCGTTGTGTTATTTCTCCCCAAAGTGTAAATGTTCATCAGGAGAATATGTAGACAGACCATCAAACTCCTCCCAGGATGGTAGAAACTCTGATGACACACTGGGGCACTGTGACCACTGTGACTCTCTGCAGAAAATGCAGATGAAAACTTTACAAAAGTCATTGGCCCGCCACGGCGCACAGAAGGCTCTCGCTCCTTCAGAGGCAGTTGACAGGTTTATGCCTAGGACAACACAACTGCAGGAGCGGAAAAGACGACGAGAAGATGACTGCAAACGTGAAACCCTTCTTGAAGCAGGCACAAGTAGTAACGAGGTTATGATTGGCCCCCAGTTACCAGACATTCCTAAAGTGGACATGCATGATGACTCCTTGAATACAACAGCGAATTTAATTCGGAATAAACTCAAAGAGGTAAGAtcgtttaaaaaagaaacttgtaAGAGACAGTTTGGTTATAAGGACTACCAGCTAAGTGGAGAATTATTTGTAGGAACTTCAGTAttgtcattctctttttttccatttttaatttttagatgttTTCCTACAATTATATGTTGA
- the LOC101114349 gene encoding calaxin-like isoform X2, whose protein sequence is MDQKVLKRLVESISKSVNFKKSEIECLIRIFHNVVGRGDMKLANAGLDRNTFRVILHSIFGMTDDVLMNRVFFAFDKDNDNYINVKEWVKGLSVFLRGTFEEKLKFCFEVYYFNGDGYISRERIYDMLKTSLHQQSPEEEADEGIRELVDIALKKMDYDNDGRISFADFERAVKEDRLLLEVFGPCLPDAKSCLDFEALAFQHTLTSSF, encoded by the exons ATGGACCAGAAGGTTCTGAAGAGACTGGTGGAATCCATCAGTAAGAGTGTCAACT tcaAAAAGAGTGAAATAGAGTGTCTCATAAGAATTTTTCACAACGTGGTGGGAAGAGGTGATATGAAACTTGCTAACGCTGGACTAGATCGTAACACATTTCGAGTGATCCTGCACAGCATATTCGGAATGACTGATGATGTGCTAATGAATAGGG tattttttgcATTTGACAAAGACAATGATAACTACATAAATGTGAAAGAGTGGGTTAAAGGACTATCAGTGTTTCTTCGAGGGACTTTTGAAGAAAAGCTGAAGT TTTGTTTCGAAGTTTACTATTTCAATGGTGACGGTTACATTTCTCGAGAGAGAATATATGACATGTTGAAGACTAGTCTGCACCAACAGTCACCTGAAGAAGAGGCTGATGAAGGAATAAGAGAGTTGGTAGATATAGCATTGAAGAAAATG GATTATGACAACGATGGCAGGATATCTTTTGCAGATTTTGAAAGAGCAGTGAAAGAAGATAGACTTTTGTTGGAAGTGTTTGGACCATGTTTACCGGATGCAAAG AGTTGTCTTGATTTTGAAGCCCTGGCATTCCAACACACCCTGACTTCTAGTTTTTGA
- the LOC101114349 gene encoding calaxin-like isoform X1, which produces MDQKVLKRLVESISKSVNFKKSEIECLIRIFHNVVGRGDMKLANAGLDRNTFRVILHSIFGMTDDVLMNRVFFAFDKDNDNYINVKEWVKGLSVFLRGTFEEKLKFCFEVYYFNGDGYISRERIYDMLKTSLHQQSPEEEADEGIRELVDIALKKMDYDNDGRISFADFERAVKEDRLLLEVFGPCLPDAKSIRQETLRLGREEKETPSGMGLFCYCYQQIRKKGNSLDILGLPIMWPTDRKKMWEAVVNV; this is translated from the exons ATGGACCAGAAGGTTCTGAAGAGACTGGTGGAATCCATCAGTAAGAGTGTCAACT tcaAAAAGAGTGAAATAGAGTGTCTCATAAGAATTTTTCACAACGTGGTGGGAAGAGGTGATATGAAACTTGCTAACGCTGGACTAGATCGTAACACATTTCGAGTGATCCTGCACAGCATATTCGGAATGACTGATGATGTGCTAATGAATAGGG tattttttgcATTTGACAAAGACAATGATAACTACATAAATGTGAAAGAGTGGGTTAAAGGACTATCAGTGTTTCTTCGAGGGACTTTTGAAGAAAAGCTGAAGT TTTGTTTCGAAGTTTACTATTTCAATGGTGACGGTTACATTTCTCGAGAGAGAATATATGACATGTTGAAGACTAGTCTGCACCAACAGTCACCTGAAGAAGAGGCTGATGAAGGAATAAGAGAGTTGGTAGATATAGCATTGAAGAAAATG GATTATGACAACGATGGCAGGATATCTTTTGCAGATTTTGAAAGAGCAGTGAAAGAAGATAGACTTTTGTTGGAAGTGTTTGGACCATGTTTACCGGATGCAAAG TCCATTAGGCAAGAGACCCTTAGGCTcgggagagaagaaaaagagacaccATCTGGTATGGGCCTCTTCTGTTACTGTTATcagcaaataagaaaaaagggaaacagCCTGGACATACTTGGACTTCCAATTATGTGGCCCACTGACAGGAAAAAAATGTGGGAAGCAGTGGTGAACGTCTAA
- the LOC101114349 gene encoding calaxin-like isoform X3 produces the protein MDQKVLKRLVESISKSVNLFFAFDKDNDNYINVKEWVKGLSVFLRGTFEEKLKFCFEVYYFNGDGYISRERIYDMLKTSLHQQSPEEEADEGIRELVDIALKKMDYDNDGRISFADFERAVKEDRLLLEVFGPCLPDAKSIRQETLRLGREEKETPSGMGLFCYCYQQIRKKGNSLDILGLPIMWPTDRKKMWEAVVNV, from the exons ATGGACCAGAAGGTTCTGAAGAGACTGGTGGAATCCATCAGTAAGAGTGTCAACT tattttttgcATTTGACAAAGACAATGATAACTACATAAATGTGAAAGAGTGGGTTAAAGGACTATCAGTGTTTCTTCGAGGGACTTTTGAAGAAAAGCTGAAGT TTTGTTTCGAAGTTTACTATTTCAATGGTGACGGTTACATTTCTCGAGAGAGAATATATGACATGTTGAAGACTAGTCTGCACCAACAGTCACCTGAAGAAGAGGCTGATGAAGGAATAAGAGAGTTGGTAGATATAGCATTGAAGAAAATG GATTATGACAACGATGGCAGGATATCTTTTGCAGATTTTGAAAGAGCAGTGAAAGAAGATAGACTTTTGTTGGAAGTGTTTGGACCATGTTTACCGGATGCAAAG TCCATTAGGCAAGAGACCCTTAGGCTcgggagagaagaaaaagagacaccATCTGGTATGGGCCTCTTCTGTTACTGTTATcagcaaataagaaaaaagggaaacagCCTGGACATACTTGGACTTCCAATTATGTGGCCCACTGACAGGAAAAAAATGTGGGAAGCAGTGGTGAACGTCTAA